A region from the Patagioenas fasciata isolate bPatFas1 chromosome 27, bPatFas1.hap1, whole genome shotgun sequence genome encodes:
- the ANGPTL4 gene encoding angiopoietin-related protein 4 — translation MQLAGLSLLLFAGAAGMAVGPAPGPAAARPGAERRVVAAGAGKERRAQFASWDEVNVIAHGLLQLGHGLKEHVDRTKGQMRELGSRLSAHNSSMGRLLRQAREAQERGERLRASVRELEGRGRQLLNLSEALRQRLEEVAADKAEIQDRLEQLEGRVRLALQARPAENQSAKDLGALQSLMDAQNLRIEELLQKIKQQQYKLDKQNLQIKSLQSKVNLLIPLHLKDNKTQSPKWKINLKKSLSLTNQSQNASGDPVLTQRLPEDCHQLFLAGQQSSGVFQVQPAGSEPFKVYCDMTAEGGWTVIQRRTDGSVDFDQLWDAYKNGFGDLHGDFWLGLEKIHHLVQEGRYNLLIELEDWEGNSQVVQFAFSLGGESTAYTLTLLGPLAGELENAIGDFRQLPFSTRDRDHDLKTDTNCAKHLSGGWWFSTCGHANLNGKYFRSIPRQRHERKQGIFWKTWKGRYYPLKSTTMKIQPAALEAEP, via the exons ATGCAGCTGGCCGGGTTATCGCTGCTGCTGTTCGCCGGGGCGGCGGGGATGGCCGTGGGACCGGCCCCGGGacccgcggcggcgcggccgggggcCGAGCGGCGGGTGGTGGCGGCGGGGGCCGGCAAGGAGCGGCGGGCGCAGTTCGCCTCCTGGGACGAGGTGAACGTGATCGCCCACGGGCTGCTGCAGCTCGGCCACGGCCTGAAGGAGCACGTGGACCGCACCAAGGGGCAGATGCGGGAGCTCGGCAGCCGCCTCAGCGCCCACAACAGCTCCATGGGGCGGCTGCTGCGCCAGGCGCGGGAGGCGCAGGAGCGCGGCGAGCGGCTGCGGGCCAGCGTGCGGGAGCTGGAGGGCCGCGGCCGGCAGCTCCTCAACCTCTCCGAGGCTCTGCGGCAGCGCCTGGAGGAGGTGGCGGCTGACAAAGCCGAGATCCAGGACCggctggagcagctggagggCCGAGTCCGGCTGGCGCTGCAGGCGCGACCAGCGGAGAACCAGAGCGCCAAGGACCTGGGAGCGCTGCAG TCCCTGATGGATGCACAGAACTTGCGGATCGAGGAGCTTTTGCAGAAGATCAAGCAGCAGCAGTACAAGCTGGACAAGCAGAATCTGCAGATTAAAAGCCTGCAGAGCAAG gtcaaTCTACTGATCCCCTTACACCTGAAAGACAACAAAACGCAGTCTCCAAAGTGGAAGATAAACCTGAAGAAAAGCCTGAGCCTCACCAACCAGAGCCAGAACGCGAGCGGGGACCCGGTGCTGACACAGA GGCTCCCGGAGGATTGCCACCAGCTCTTCCTGGCCGGGCAGCAGAGCAGCGGCGTTTTCCAGGTGCAACCTGCGGGTTCCGAGCCCTTCAAAGTCTACTGCGACATGACTGCAG AAGGTGGCTGGACGGTGATCCAGAGGCGCACAGATGGCTCTGTGGACTTCGACCAGCTGTGGGATGCCTACAAGAATGGCTTTGGAGACCTCCATG GTGACTTCTGGCTGGGCCTGGAGAAGATACATCACCTGGTCCAAGAGGGAAGATACAATCTCCTGATCGAGCTGGAAGACTGGGAGGGGAATTCCCAGGTGGTTCAGTTTGCCTTCAGCCTCGGTGGTGAGAGCACGGCCTACACACTCACCCTGCTGGGGCCTctggctggagaactggaaaacGCCATTGGGGACTTCAGGCAGCTGCCCTTCTCCACCCGGGATCGCGACCACGACCTCAAAACCGACACAAACTGTGCCAAACACCTCTCAG GTGGCTGGTGGTTCAGCACCTGCGGCCATGCCAACCTCAACGGGAAGTATTTCCGCTCCATCCCGCGGCAGAGGCACGAGCGCAAGCAGGGCATCTTCTGGAAGACATGGAAAGGCAGGTACTACCCGCTGAAGTCGACCACCATGAAAATCCAACCTGCAGCCCtggaagcagagccctaa